The Marispirochaeta aestuarii genome contains a region encoding:
- a CDS encoding Gx transporter family protein yields MFSERVLNRLAMLGALSLFLSTVEYLFPRPIPFMRLGLANLPVILYLDLLGSDSEDSTGTYFLLILIKVLGQGMVNGTMASYVFLFSLAGSFSSGLAMWLAWRYLRPNISFLGVSVLGALVSNMSQILLSIVFIFGPAAWRILPWFLGIGLGSGFFIGLFARSFSEKSRWWKALKDSALETT; encoded by the coding sequence ATGTTCAGCGAACGAGTTCTTAACCGCCTTGCCATGCTCGGGGCCCTGAGCCTGTTTTTATCAACCGTGGAATATCTCTTTCCCCGTCCGATTCCCTTTATGCGCCTGGGCCTGGCCAACCTGCCGGTAATTCTCTACCTGGATCTTCTCGGTTCGGATTCGGAGGATTCCACGGGGACCTATTTCCTCCTCATTCTCATCAAGGTCCTGGGTCAGGGAATGGTAAACGGAACCATGGCCTCCTACGTGTTCCTTTTTTCCCTGGCGGGGTCTTTTTCCAGCGGTCTGGCGATGTGGCTGGCCTGGCGCTATCTGCGGCCGAATATCTCCTTTCTGGGAGTCAGTGTGCTGGGTGCGCTGGTAAGCAATATGTCCCAGATCCTGCTCTCCATTGTATTCATCTTCGGTCCGGCGGCCTGGCGTATACTCCCCTGGTTCCTGGGTATCGGTCTCGGATCAGGCTTTTTTATCGGCCTTTTTGCCCGCAGCTTCTCCGAGAAATCCCGCTGGTGGAAGGCCCTGAAGGATTCCGCCCTGGAGACGACATGA
- a CDS encoding NusG domain II-containing protein translates to MKILRYDAAAIALSLAVFILFTWFGLQRSGETGYLIIEDSKGRLIYPLSEERDVVLQGPAGESHIHIGKDSARFVHSDCPDGLCVQSGPVERPGDWAACLPNQVFIYVGDRE, encoded by the coding sequence ATGAAGATTCTCAGATACGATGCTGCGGCGATTGCCCTTTCTCTGGCCGTATTCATACTCTTTACCTGGTTTGGTCTCCAGCGTTCCGGAGAGACGGGATACCTGATTATCGAGGACAGTAAAGGGAGGCTCATCTACCCTCTTTCGGAAGAGCGGGATGTGGTGCTGCAGGGGCCGGCGGGAGAATCCCATATTCATATTGGCAAAGATTCCGCCCGCTTTGTTCACTCCGACTGTCCTGACGGGCTTTGTGTGCAGTCGGGACCCGTGGAAAGACCCGGGGACTGGGCGGCCTGCCTGCCGAATCAGGTCTTCATCTATGTGGGCGACAGGGAGTAG
- a CDS encoding flavocytochrome c translates to MKRVVQILLTLLLVFSAASCGKKLYTPGSYEGAAPGIHGKDVIVEVSVDEKEIKEIKILQNEETPGLSDAAFERIPKAIIDGQTLAVDTVAGATYSSKAIIAAVTEALAAAGADIAALSEGKAEADVVTAATENLEADVVVIGAGGAGLAAAVSAHQNGATVIILEKMPQVGGNTIISGAAYNAVDPERQEPLGIEDSIEKHFTQTYEGGDKLGEPVLIRTLVENALPTLHWMESMGMEFKDGIFTVLGGLWPRAHKPVKPLGTGYIETLMNYIEKNEDSILLLTDTRATNIYKDKDTGRVTAVKATGPDSTILAQGNKAVIIATGGFGNDVEMREKYNKIWPSLKNIKSTNHPGATGDGLALAEQVGADLIGLEHIQLLPMGDPDTGSLAGNIEQGVENRIFVNKEGKRFVDEGARRDVMTKALFEQEDDFMWIVLDSHNYPTMDTKNNFNETIGELVEQGRAYMADTLEELAEQIDVDPENLKAAVAGFNAAVEKGGPDKFGRTLFDEKIDTPPYFAGARMPTVHHTMGGIKINTEAQVIDTEGNVIPGLYAAGETTGGIHGSNRLGGNALPDIHVFGKIAGANAAAE, encoded by the coding sequence TGAGAAGGAGATCAAGGAGATCAAGATCCTCCAGAACGAGGAGACCCCCGGTCTCTCTGATGCGGCTTTTGAGAGAATCCCCAAAGCCATTATTGACGGTCAGACCCTGGCGGTAGACACCGTAGCCGGTGCTACCTACTCCAGCAAGGCGATAATCGCAGCGGTTACCGAGGCGCTGGCAGCTGCGGGAGCGGACATTGCAGCCCTGTCCGAAGGGAAAGCCGAAGCGGACGTGGTTACAGCCGCAACGGAGAATCTTGAGGCGGACGTGGTTGTCATCGGTGCAGGCGGCGCCGGGCTTGCCGCGGCAGTCTCCGCCCACCAGAATGGTGCCACGGTTATCATTCTTGAAAAGATGCCCCAGGTCGGCGGTAACACCATTATCTCCGGTGCGGCTTACAACGCAGTCGACCCTGAACGACAGGAGCCCCTGGGAATAGAAGATTCCATCGAAAAGCATTTTACCCAGACCTACGAAGGGGGAGACAAGCTTGGCGAACCTGTACTGATCCGGACCCTCGTAGAGAACGCCCTTCCCACCCTCCACTGGATGGAAAGCATGGGAATGGAGTTCAAAGACGGGATTTTTACCGTTCTCGGCGGACTCTGGCCCCGGGCCCACAAGCCGGTTAAACCCCTGGGTACCGGATACATTGAGACTTTGATGAATTACATTGAGAAGAATGAAGACAGTATTCTGCTTCTCACCGATACCCGGGCCACCAACATCTACAAAGATAAGGATACCGGTCGGGTAACAGCTGTAAAGGCTACAGGTCCCGATTCCACCATCCTGGCCCAGGGAAACAAGGCGGTTATCATCGCCACCGGTGGTTTTGGCAACGATGTAGAGATGCGGGAAAAATACAACAAGATCTGGCCTTCTCTGAAGAATATCAAATCCACCAACCATCCCGGTGCAACCGGAGACGGCCTGGCCCTGGCTGAACAGGTGGGTGCCGATCTGATCGGGCTCGAACACATCCAGCTGCTGCCCATGGGAGACCCCGATACGGGAAGCCTTGCGGGTAACATTGAACAGGGTGTTGAGAACAGGATTTTTGTCAACAAGGAGGGAAAACGCTTTGTTGACGAAGGTGCCCGGCGGGATGTCATGACCAAGGCGCTTTTTGAGCAGGAAGACGACTTTATGTGGATTGTTCTGGATTCTCATAACTATCCCACTATGGATACCAAGAACAACTTCAACGAAACAATCGGAGAGCTGGTTGAACAGGGCAGGGCCTATATGGCGGATACCCTGGAGGAACTTGCTGAACAGATTGACGTTGATCCTGAAAACCTGAAAGCCGCGGTCGCCGGGTTCAATGCAGCCGTGGAGAAGGGCGGTCCTGACAAATTTGGAAGAACCCTCTTCGATGAGAAGATCGATACACCTCCATATTTTGCCGGCGCAAGAATGCCGACCGTTCACCACACCATGGGCGGAATAAAGATAAATACGGAGGCCCAGGTTATCGACACCGAAGGCAATGTTATTCCCGGGCTCTACGCTGCGGGTGAAACCACCGGTGGAATCCACGGATCTAACCGTCTCGGAGGTAATGCCCTTCCGGATATCCATGTATTCGGTAAAATCGCCGGAGCCAACGCGGCAGCGGAATAA